One window of Heptranchias perlo isolate sHepPer1 chromosome 15, sHepPer1.hap1, whole genome shotgun sequence genomic DNA carries:
- the LOC137332806 gene encoding ras-related protein Rab-7L1-like: MSDPVSNRNEHLFKVIVIGRVMVGKTSFIQCYIRGCFMEHYKATLGVDFAIKTIQWSNHEIVRLQFWDIQGQEDVLKMTRAFYKNVAACIIMFDVTSEKSFQFCKMLKEAVDSEVWGEDGLPIPCILLANKCDLSEWAMTKAAVDQLCSDYDFVCWKEISVKRNEQVEESVRCLIEVVLERSKNPLQPVQEPALPIQKSPPWSHFVSSSQLAFPPSFVIKLLEITVDNQDLRIVQAAIG; encoded by the exons ATGTCTGATCCAGTGTCAAACAGAAATGAGCATTTGTTTAAGGTGATCGTGATTGGGCGAGTCATGGTGGGCAAAACATCTTTCATTCAGTGTTACATCAGAGGCTGTTTCATGGAACATTACAAAGCTACTCTCGGAG TGGACTTTGCAATAAAAACCATTCAATGGTCAAACCATGAAATTGTGAGGTTGCAGTTCTGGGATATACAAG GACAGGAAGACGTACTGAAGATGACCAGAGctttttacaagaatgttgcagcCTGTATAATTATGTTTGATGTGACTTCTGAAAAATCCTTTCAATTTTGTAAGATGCTAAAAGAAGCAGTGGATTCAGAAGTATGGGGTGAAGATGGATTGCCAATTCCTTGTATCCTTCTCGCTAATAAG tGTGATTTATCAGAGTGGGCAATGACGAAGGCTGCAGTAGACCAGTTGTGCAGCGACTATGACTTTGTGTGTTGGAAAGAGATTTCTGTCAAAAGGAACGAACAAGTGGAAGAGTCTGTCAG GtgtctgattgaagttgttttggaaAGAAGCAAAAATCCTTTGCAGCCTGTTCAAGAGCCTGCACTGCCTATTCAAAAATCTCCACCGTGGAG tcactttgtgtcctcatcacaacttgcttttccacctagctttgtaattAAGctactagaaattactgttgataaCCAGGATTTGCGTATAGTGCAAGCAGCCATTGGTTGA